Genomic segment of Scomber scombrus chromosome 18, fScoSco1.1, whole genome shotgun sequence:
ttacatagtatatatttatttatttagtcagtAACAagcaaatacaattaaaaataaattataaaattgTATAACTAAATAGActaatgtaaaacatttataatttttaaaaatatattataaaataagacataaggattaaaaatagaaaaggacTAAAGATATAACCataacagtaataaaataattaaaaatagaatGACTACTTATATaacataacaaatataaaataattaataatgaaataattaaaaatagaaataattaataataaaataaaataattacaaatataaaaagacTAAAGATATAaccacaataataaaataaaataattaataatagaataaaataattaaaaaatataaaatgactaCAGCTATAACCATAACAACAATGCTCCTTGCGCTAAGCCTCATGGGATATGTAGTCCTTCCTGCCGTAGAGGCGGAACCTGAACGCACCATCGACGCCATTTTGGCAGTTTGTTGTCCTGCTGCTTCCTCGCTGTAATCTGCGCAGGGTCGCAGTTGTTGTGCCtcctttattttttcaaaagcaGTGAGACCATGACTGGCGGGACCGAGTTTCACAAGACCTACAACAACAATAGCAACAGCAAtagcaacaacagcaacagctcCGACACCGGGATGGACGTAGACATGGAGTCGGGTCATTTGGAAGGAGAGCGGGGAGACGCGGAGGGAAGTATCCGGGCTGCGTGCTCCTCTAACGGCAGCGGCGCGGAGGACGACGAGGCCCGAGAAGCCGGGGGCTGTAGTAGTCATCACATCCCGGATAGAGGAGGGGTGCTCGGCTGCGGCAGGGAGCAGGACGTGTCGGTGGAAATCGGAGAGACGTATTTATGTCAACGAGCCGATAAAACATGGCGTGAGTTTAAGtctcagtttaaaacattttctactgcgtgtttttgttagttttacttaaTATCTGCTTTGTTTTGGGAGGTTTCACTTTACAACAAACTACATTAAAAATTTACGCTTAATTGATTTTGTATTAAAAGTGGCGGTAACGTTTTGAGTAATTTAACTATATAATAATTACGGCTTTATAGTATATTCTGCGTTTATCATGAACACATAACAGTGTAAACAACAGGATAGACAGTAGgactgggcaatatattgatattatatcgtaatatcgtgatatgagaccttatatcgtcttagattttgtaTATCGTGATACGGCATAAGTgtattttcctggttttaaaggctgcattacagtaaaatgatgtaattttctgaacttaagggacttaaaacatttatttttaatagatagatttattttctgatgtttttgttttgtttgtcttgtagcactttgaattttgttttggaaatgtaaagtgctttattaataaaatgtattattatcattattaaatccacattactgataattatttatcaaaaatcgcattgtgtaaatattttgtcaaCTCTACATTATCGTGGCGATATCGATATTGAGGgatttggtcaaatatatcgtgatatttgattttgtccacaTCGCCCAGTCCTAACGTAAACACATAACAGTGTAAACAACAGGATAAACAGTCCTAAAAGTTGATGTTTTACTGGGATAAATTAGGCTAAAGTTGCAGTTTGGAGGATTATAGGATTGCCGAATTACAGCATTGGCTCAACACGTATTGAGCAACGTTTTATTAACCGAATAACATTAAGTATATTTGgagttttgtctttttcctggttttaaaggctgaattacagtaaaattatgtaacttaccagactgttcttgctgttatattatttaccttttactcactttgtcattatatccacattactgatgattatttatcaaaatgtcattgtgtaaatattttgtgaaagctacaatattgttgctatatcgatatcgaggtatttagTCAAatatatcgtgatattttattttatctatatcGCCCGGCCTTACGCtaaattgattttattaaaaGTGGAGTTAACGTTTGAGTAATTTAACTATATTTTAAAGCATAAATAATCATTGGGGCTTTATACATAACAGTGTAAACAACAGGATAGACAGTAGgactgggcaatatattgatattatatcgatatatCGTGATATGAGGCCTTATATCGtcttagaatttggatatcgtgaagtaagtgttgtcttttcctggttttaaaggatgaattacagtaaaataatgtaattttctgaacttaccagactgttcttgctgttatattatttaccttttactgactttgtcattatatccacattactgatgattatttatcaaaatttCATTGAGGgaatatatcgatatcgaggtatttagTCAAatatatcgtgatattttattttatctatatcGCCCGGCCTTACGCtaaattgattttattaaaaGTGGAGTTAACGTTTGAGTAATTTAACCATATTTTAAAGCATAAATAATCATTGGGGCTTTATACATAACAGTGTAAACAACAGGATAGACAGTAGgactgggcaatatattgatattatatcgatatatCGTGATATGAGTCTATATATCGTGAcgtaagtgttgtcttttcctggttttaaaggatgaattacagtataattatgtaattttctgaacttaccagactgttcttgctgttatattatttaccttttactcactttgtcattatatccactttactgatgattatttatcaaaacatCTCATTGAAAGCAGCGagagtcatccctacaatatcgAACTGtaatttttagaaaaaatttggcGTTTATCATAAACACATAACAGTGTAAACAACAGGATAGACAGctgggctgggcaatatattgatattatatcgtaatatcgtgatatgaggctatatatcgtcttagatttttgGATCTCGTGATATTGTGATATAGCAGAAGTGtctttttcctggttttaaaggtaaTATTATGTACAGAAGTAATAAAAcctgaatttgtttttcttattacagattttaaagtggaaaaaaattgGCAAGATGatctttgttggttttataacatttgaaccagttttaacctttttttttaatgctcctgaaaatgtcaaatggtgtaacccacaaaagaatgatgcaTATTAAAGGCTGATGGATGTCGTTCTCTTCTACAGATACAGCAGAAGTTATTCAGTCGCGGCTCAACGAGCAGGAGGGCAGAGAAGAGTTTTATGTTCATTATGTTGGATGTAAGTACTTCACCTGTGTTTGGTTTCACTTGTTGATATGATTCTTCTCCGTCGTCTCTGCTGTACTTTCATATGTCCTTCATCTCCGTcttccgtctttctttctttctttctcctcttcctcctttctttctccccttcctcctttcttcctttctatgTTTcttctcctacttcttgttctttctttctcctcttcctctttctttctcctcttcctcctttcttcctttctatctttcttctcctacttcttgttctttctttcttcctcctctttctttctcctcttcctcctttctttctttctcctcttcctcctctttttccttttcctcctttcttcctttctatctttcttctcctacttcttgttctttctttctttctcttcttcctcctttctttctttctcctcttcctcctttcttcctttctatctttcttctcctactttttgttctttctttctttctttcttcctcctctttctttctcctcttcctcctttctttctttctcctcttcctcctctttttccttttcctcctttcttcctttctatctttcttctcctacttcttgttctttctttctttctcttcttcctcctttctttctttctcctcttcctcctttcttcctttctatctttcttctcctactttttgttctttctttctttctttcttcctcctctttctttctcctcttcctcctcctctttctttctttctttctcctcttcctcctctttctttctttctttctttctttcttcctcctcttcctcctctttctttctttctttctttctcctcttcctcctctttctttctttctttctttctttcttcctcctctttctttctcctcttcctcctctttctttctttctttctttctttctttcttcctcctctttctttctcctcttcctcccctttctttctcctcttcctcctctttctttctttctttctttctttctttctttctttctttcttcctcctctttctttctcctcttcctcctctttctttctcctcttcctcctctttctttctttctttctttctttctttctcctcctgtaAGTACTTCACCTGTGTTTGGTTTCACTTGTTGATATGATTCTTCTCCGTCGTCTCTGCTGTACTTTCATATCTCCTTCATCTCCGTCTTCTTTGTCCCTCAGTCAACAGACGTCTGGACGAGTGGGTCGGCAAGGCTCGCCTGGCGCTTACCAAGACGGTGAAGGACGCGGTGAGGAAGAGCACGGAGATCGGCGGCGTCGGAGACTTGGGCGAACAGCCGGAGAGAAAGATCACTCGAAACCAGAAGCGCAAACACGATGAGATCAACCACGTGCAGAAGGTGGAGACGCCATCTTTGATCTGTCTAATCTATAACtctcttttattatttagtgtttactgtttttaactctaagtggtgtaaccatagaaacgttgtaccaaataattcaacttgcttaaaaacagtaaatttctttctttctttctttctcttcctcctttcttcctttctatctttcttctcctacttcttgttctttgtttctttctttctcctcttcctcctttctttcttcctcctcttcctcctctttctttctttctttctttctcctcctcttcctcctttctttctttctcctcttcctcctttctttctttctcctattcctcctcttcctcctctttctttctttctttctcctcctcttcctcctttctttcttcctcctctttctttctttctttctttctttctcctcttcctcctttctttttttctcctcttcctcctctttctttctatctttattctcctacttcttgttctttctttttcttcttcctcctctttctttctcctcttcctcctctttctttctttctttctttctcctcttcctcctttcttcctttgtctttttcttctcctacttcttgttctttctttctttctttcttcctcccctttctttctcctcttcctcctcttcctttctatctttcttctcctacttcttgttctttctttcttcctcctcttcctcctctttctttctatctttcttctcctacttcttgttctttctttctttctttctcttcttcctcctttctttctcctcttcctcctctttctcttcttcctccttcctttctcctcttcctcctctttctttctcttcctcctttctttctttctcctcttcctctcagtagttctgtgctgtgtttattttatggatttttatttatttatctgcagaCGTATGCAGAGATGGACCCAACAACAGCGGCACTGGAGAAGGAGCATGAGGcggtacgtgtgtgtgtgtgtgtgtgtgtgtgtgtgtgtgtgtgtgtgtgtgtgtgtgtgtgtgtgtgtgtgtgtgtgtgtatgtgtgtgtgtgtgtgtgtgttgatataaAGCACCACCTGGCTCTATTAGTTTATGTATTTACTCTTGTATAAACTTCTTCTCCCATCAGATCACGAAGGTAAAATACGTGGATAAGATCCAGATAGGAAACTTTGAGATCGACGCCTGGTATTTCTCGCCGTTTCCCGAAGACTACGGCAAGCAGCCCAAGCTGTGGATCTGCGAGTACTGCCTCAAATACATGAAGTACGAGAAGACCTTCAGGCATCACCTGGTCAGTCACAGTCTGCGGACTTTAGCTTCTCATCTATTCTCATGATGTTGATTTGtgttaaaactattttttctcCAGTAGCACGATAGAAACGTCTTTGTAGATTCTTAAAAATGCTTCAATTTGCTTCCATTTTTACTTATATTGACTTATTTTGGTAGAAAactccctcctgttgtcctcaggttaaggaaggacaggagggaaggataggagtaaggagggaggaaggaaggaaggaaaggagtagggagggagggaggaaggaaggataagagtaaggagggaggaaggaaggaaataaggataggagtaaggagggaaggaggaaggaaggataggattaaggagggagggagaaaggaaggaaaggagtaaggagggaggaaggaaaggagggaggaaagaaggaaggaaggataggagtagggagggaggaaggaaaggagggaggaaagaaggaaggaaggataggagtagggagggaggaaggaaaagagtaaggagggagtgaggaaggaaggaaaggagtaaggagggaggaaggaaggaaataaggataggagtaagaaggaaggaaggaaggaaaggagtaaagggAGGGAAGTGAGGAAACAAGTATGGAAGAAGGGGGGAGCAAAGGAAGAGGGAAgtgaggaagtaaggagggagggaggaaggaaaggagtaaggagggagggaggaaggaaaggagtaaggagggagggagggagggaggaaggaaggaaaggagtaaggaaggaaggaagtgaggaaaaaagtatgtaaggaggagggagcaaagaaagagggaaggaggggaagaatgaaggaaaaattaaagaaagaggaaggaaagaaggaaggaaggaaagaaggaacagtcaaaagagatgaggtcaatctgacccgggaggacgacaggaggttAAACCATCACTGTTTAGTTTCACgtagaaattattattattgttatatatcaAAGACTTTAAAGCAAAGGACTCTAGTGTTTATGTTCACATTGCAACTAAAAGTCCCAAATACTATTTAACCATATTATTAATCTTATTATATAATATCTTATTGTCcagctgtgaaaataaataaataaatatttattttctgcaacACCTGAGATTGATGAGTTTAAAGAACCGGTGCCCCCCAGTGTTAAAGAGGAGCATTACAGTCAACCCAAATCAAACACATGTCTCCTACAgctatattattataaatgactCTGTTTTATTGTCCAGCTGTGAAACACAAagtgatgtttttatgtttgtagcTATAAGTTTACGAGGTTTGACCCTTTGTCTCTCCAGTCGCACTGTCAGTGGAAGCAGCCTCCAGGAAAAGAGATCTACAGAAGAAGCAACATCTCCGTGTATGAAGTAGACGGTCGAGATCACAAGGTGAGAAAATACCCTGCAAGATGTTTAATGGTTAaataacagggttaaataatgGAGgattagtttaaatttaaagggttaaaatgtgaaaataaacgtatgaataacttgcacaaaTTCTtgttttgtggacccagcagaaggaagtaaaggagggaggaaggaaggaagggaatgaggaaggaaggaaggaaggaagggagggagggagggagggaggaagggaggaagaagtaggaaaggagggaggaagaatgaaggaaaggatgaagaagggaggaagaaggaaggaagggaggaagaagtaggaaagaagggagggaggaaggaaaggagtgaggaaggaaggaaggaatggaggaagaatgaatgaaggaagggaggaagaaggaaggaaaggagagaggaaggaagggaggaagaatgaaggaaaggaggaagaatgaaggaagggaggaagaacgaaggaaagttggtaggaagggaggaaaggaggaagggaggaaagaggaaggaatcatggagaatca
This window contains:
- the kat8 gene encoding histone acetyltransferase KAT8, whose protein sequence is MTGGTEFHKTYNNNSNSNSNNSNSSDTGMDVDMESGHLEGERGDAEGSIRAACSSNGSGAEDDEAREAGGCSSHHIPDRGGVLGCGREQDVSVEIGETYLCQRADKTWHTAEVIQSRLNEQEGREEFYVHYVGFNRRLDEWVGKARLALTKTVKDAVRKSTEIGGVGDLGEQPERKITRNQKRKHDEINHVQKTYAEMDPTTAALEKEHEAITKVKYVDKIQIGNFEIDAWYFSPFPEDYGKQPKLWICEYCLKYMKYEKTFRHHLSHCQWKQPPGKEIYRRSNISVYEVDGRDHKIYCQNLCLLAKLFLDHKTLYFDVEPFIFYILTEVNKHGAHIVGYFSKEKESPDGNNVACILTLPPYQRRGYGKFLIAFSYELSKLESAVGSPEKPLSDLGKLSYRSYWSWVLLEILRDFRGTLSIKDLSQMTSITQSDIISTLQSLNMVKYWKGQHVICVTPKLVEEHLKSAQYKKPPITVDTMCLKWAPPKNKQAKLSKK